The Mycolicibacterium flavescens genomic interval GCGGTGACGACTACGTGACCAAACCGTTCAGCCTCGAAGAGGTGGTGGCCCGGTTACGGGTGATCCTGCGCCGCTCCGGCCGTGGTGTCGAGGAGCCTCGCAACTCGCGGTTGTCCTTCTCCGACATCGAACTCGATGAGGACACCCATGAGGTGTGGAAGGCGGGGGAGCCGGTGTCGTTGTCGCCGACGGAGTTCACGCTGCTGCGGTACTTCATCATCAACGCGGGGACGGTGCTGTCCAAGCCCAAGATCCTCGACCACGTCTGGCGCTACGACTTCGGCGGCGACGTCAACGTCGTCGAGTCCTACGTGTCCTATCTGCGGCGAAAAATCGACACGGGCGAAAAGCGCCTGTTGCACACGTTGCGCGGCGTGGGGTACGTGCTCCGCGAGCCACGGTGATGAGCGCATGCGCGAAGAACAGACAATTGTGTGAGCGCTTGCGCGAAGAACAGACAACCGTGATGAGCGCTTGCGCGAAGAACGGCAGCGCGCGACGCAGAACCGAACGTGCGCCGACAATGAGTAGATGACCGCACGCGTGCCGCTGAGGGTGGCGCTGGTGGCGGCCACCCTGCTGCTGGTGGCGTGCGGTCTGCTCGCATCCGGCGTGGCGGTCACCACGATCCTCCGCCACACGCTGAGCAACCGCGTCGACCAAGAATTGCTCGACGCTTCGCGAGGGTGGGCCCAGGCGCCGCGCCAGGGGTCCGACGATGCGCTGGAGAGCCCCAACCCGGCACGGCCACCGACGAACTTCTATGTCCGCGGCGTCGGAGCCGACGGACACATCTGGATCGCCGTCAACGACCGAGATGCGGAACCGGCGCTGCCCGCCGACAACGACGTGGGTTCGGAACCGGTCACCATCGGCTCGCTGCACGGCTCCGATGTGCAGTGGCGCGCGATGACGGTCCGCAGCCCCGACGGGGTGGTCACCGTCGCCGTCGACTTCTCCGCTGTGCAGACCACAGTGCGCGAGTTGATCTACGCACAGGTCGGGATCGGGCTGGCGGTGCTGGTGGTGCTCGGGGTGGTCGGCTATGCGGTGGTGCACCGCAGCCTGCGTCCGCTGGTCGAAGT includes:
- the tcrX_1 gene encoding response regulator with CheY-like receiver domain and winged-helix DNA-binding domain; translated protein: MPALPENTPEAKVLVVDDEANIVELLSVSLKFQGFEVYTASNGPAALDKAREVRPDAVILDVMMPGMDGFGLLRRLRADGIDAPALFLTARDSLQDKIAGLTLGGDDYVTKPFSLEEVVARLRVILRRSGRGVEEPRNSRLSFSDIELDEDTHEVWKAGEPVSLSPTEFTLLRYFIINAGTVLSKPKILDHVWRYDFGGDVNVVESYVSYLRRKIDTGEKRLLHTLRGVGYVLREPR